The following proteins come from a genomic window of Sander vitreus isolate 19-12246 chromosome 14, sanVit1, whole genome shotgun sequence:
- the LOC144529006 gene encoding CMP-N-acetylneuraminate-beta-galactosamide-alpha-2,3-sialyltransferase 1-like, with amino-acid sequence MKLKVRALMFLLCVTPICVLWRGYRPWSLPQEKSPCACERCLSEDDPWLMKHFNKSVEPFLSANYNLSEDVFNWWKRLQGAKGNFSTFRETVDRLFLTVRPSPDVLESSPDRCRTCAVVGNSGNMRRSHYGPLIDFHDVIIRVNGGQIKGYETDVGTRTTHRVMYPESSVDLDNTTHLVLAPFKTVDFEWLTGALTTGFKGRPRWRVRTKIKANKDLVMVLNPAFMKYVHDMWLEKDGSYPSTGFLALILALHMCDEVSVFGYGADSDGNWSHYWGILRNKKLKTGAHPGDTEYRMIQELDEQQKLRFYTGF; translated from the exons ATGAAATTAAAAGTGAGGGCCCTAATGTTCCTGCTGTGTGTGACTCCTATCTGTGTGTTATGGAGAGGATATAGGCCATGGTCCCTGCCTCAGGAGAAAAGCCCCTGTGCTTGTGAGCGATGTTTATCTGAAGATGATCCATGGTTAATGAAGCATTTCAACAAATCTGTTGAACCATTTTTGTCAGCAAACTACAATCTCTCAGAGGACGTTTTCAACTGGTGGAAG CGCTTACAGGGTGCAAAGGGCAACTTCAGTACCTTCAGAGAAACAGTGGACAGGCTGTTTCTGACGGTCCGACCCAGTCCAGATGTTCTAGAATCCAGCCCTGACCGCTGCAGGACTTGTGCTGTGGTGGGGAATTCTGGTAATATGAGGAGATCACATTATGGACCTCTCATAGATTTCCATGATGTCATCATAAG AGTGAACGGTGGTCAAATCAAGGGCTATGAAACAGATGTTGGGACCAGAACAACTCATCGTGTCATGTATCCAGAGAGTTCTGTAGATTTAGATAACACCACTCATCTTGTGCTAGCTCCATTTAAGACGGTTGATTTTGAATGGCTCACAGGGGCCCTCACCACAGGATTTAAAGGACG ACCACGTTGGCGTGTAAGAACAAAAATCAAAGCTAACAAGGATTTG GTGATGGTCCTTAATCCAGCTTTTATGAAGTATGTTCATGACATGTGGCTGGAAAAGGACGGCAGTTACCCCTCCACTGGCTTTCTGGCTTTGATTCTTGCCCTTCATATGTGTGACGAG GTCAGTGTGTTTGGTTATGGAGCAGACAGTGACGGAAACTGGAGTCATTACTGGGGAATACTCAgaaacaaaaagttaaaaactgGAGCACATCCTGGAGATACCGAGTATAGAATGATCCAGGAGCTAGATGAGCAACAGAAACTCAGGTTTTATACAGGGTTCTGA